In Sorghum bicolor cultivar BTx623 chromosome 10, Sorghum_bicolor_NCBIv3, whole genome shotgun sequence, one genomic interval encodes:
- the LOC8083304 gene encoding 50S ribosomal protein L24, chloroplastic, translated as MAGMAALQGAMASLSVSAPGAASTSSFWGNRLATYSAPQPGVRFMVKICPIEMKLKRWERKKCKPNSLPVLHKMHVRIGDTVQVIAGREKGKVGEVTRLFKHNSTVIVKDLNLKSKHKKGTDDEPGEIVMIEGPIHSSNVMLYSKEKSVASRVGHKFLEDGTKVRYLVKTGEVIDSVEKWVKVFKEGNSE; from the exons ATGGCTGGGATGGCGGCGCTGCAGGGCGCCATGGCGTCGCTCTCCGTCTCCGCGCCCGGCGCGGCGAGCACCAGCAGCTTCTGGGGCAACCGGCTCGCCACCTACTCCGCGCCGCAGCCTGGG GTAAGATTTATGGTCAAGATATGCCCAATTGAAATGAAA CTTAAGAGATGGGAGCGAAAGAAGTGTAAACCAAACAGCCTTCCTGTGCTGCACAAGATGCATGTTAGGATTGGGGACACGGTACAAGTCATTGCAGGCCGTGAGAAAGGAAAGGTTGGAGAAGTAACACGCCTTTTCAAGCACAACAGCACAGTGATTGTGAAGGACCTGAACTTGAAGTCGAAGCACAAGAAAGGCACAGATGATGAACCCGGAGAAATCGTCATG ATTGAAGGCCCCATTCATAGCTCAAATGTGATGCTCTACTCCAAGGAGAAGAGTGTGGCAAGCAGGGTTGGCCACAAATTCCTCGAGGACGGGACCAAGGTCCGATACCTGGTCAAGACCGGTGAAGTAATCGACAGTGTTGAGAAGTGGGTAAAGGTGTTCAAGGAAGGAAATTCTGAGTAA
- the LOC8061631 gene encoding calcium-binding protein KIC, whose protein sequence is MASHQQQQAGAAAAAASVDFEDYLPVMAERLGEDGLMRELASGFRLLMDPARGLITFDSLRRNAPLLGLGGMSDADLRGMLAEGDFDGDGALSEMEFCVLMVRLSPELMDEPRRWLDDAVDQASRFLFTS, encoded by the coding sequence atGGCGtcgcaccagcagcagcaggcgggagcggcagcagcggcggcgtccGTGGACTTCGAGGACTACCTGCCGGTGATGGCGGAGCGTCTAGGCGAGGACGGGCTGATGCGGGAGCTGGCGAGCGGGTTCCGCCTGCTCATGGACCCGGCGCGGGGGCTCATCACGTTCGACAGCCTCCGCCGCAACGCGCCGCTGCTGGGGCTGGGCGGCATGTCCGACGCCGACCTCCGCGGGATGCTCGCCGAGGGCGACTtcgacggcgacggcgcgcTCAGcgagatggagttctgcgtccTCATGGTCCGCCTCAGCCCCGAGCTCATGGACGAGCCTCGCAGGTGGCTCGACGACGCCGTCGACCAGGCGTCCCGCTTCCTCTTCACCAGCTGA
- the LOC8083305 gene encoding beta-glucosidase 25 isoform X4 → MHTGSLYHDGTGEPNEEGLNYYNSLIDVLLDKGIQPYVTLFHWDLPQALEDRYGGWLNSQIVDDFVHYASTCFKEFGDRVKHWITFNEPHNFAIDGYDLGIQAPGRCSILSHIFCREGKSSTEPYVVAHNILLAHAGAFHSYKQHFKKDQGGIIGIALDSKWYEPLSDVDEDTEAAARAMDFELGWFLDPLMFGHYPPSMQKLAGDRLPKFSTQASKLVSGSLDFVGINHYTTLYVRNDRMRIRKLVMNDASTDAAIIPTAYRHGKKIGDTAASGWLHIVPWGMFKLMKHIKEKYGNPPVIITENGMDDANNRFSRLENDLQDDKRIQYHNDYMSNLLDAIRKEGCNVHGYFVWSLLDNWEWNSGYTVRFGLYYIDYNNNLTRIPKASVEWFKQVLAQKTANLEYSGSTIASS, encoded by the exons ATGCATACCGGTTCTCTATATCATG ATGGAACTGGTGAACCTAATGAAGAAGGATTGAATTACTATAACAGCCTCATAGATGTTCTATTAGACAAAG GTATACAACCATATGTAACACTCTTTCACTGGGACCTTCCGCAAGCACTAGAAGACAGATATGGTGGATGGTTAAACTCCCAAATCGT GGATGATTTCGTTCACTATGCCTCTACTTGCTTCAAGGAATTTGGAGATAGAGTGAAACACTGGATCACTTTCAATGAGCCCCATAATTTTGCGATTGATGGCTATGACCTTGGCATCCAGGCACCTGGGAGGTGTTCTATTCTGTCTCATATATTCTGTAGAGAGGGCAAATCATCAACTGAACCATATGTTGTAGCTCACAACATACTCTTAGCGCATGCTGGTGCTTTTCATTCTTATAAGCAGCATTTCAAG AAAGACCAAGGAGGTATCATTGGCATTGCACTTGATTCAAAGTGGTATGAACCATTGTCAGATGTTGATGAGGACACAGAGGCAGCAGCACGAGCAATGGACTTTGAGCTTGGATG GTTCCTGGATCCCTTAATGTTTGGCCACTATCCTCCTTCTATGCAGAAACTTGCAGGCGATAGGCTGCCTAAGTTTTCAACTCAGGCTTCGAAGTTAGTATCAGGCTCATTAGATTTTGTGGGCATAAACCACTATACTACATTGTATGTTAGGAACGACAGAATGCGGATCAGGAAACTTGTAATGAATGATGCTTCAACTGATGCTGCGATCATACCTACTG CTTATAGACATGGAAAGAAAATAGGAGACACG GCAGCGTCAGGATGGCTGCATATAGTACCCTGGGGCATGTTCAAGCTGATGAAGCACATCAAAGAAAAGTATGGAAATCCTCCTGTGATCATTACTGAAAACG GCATGGATGACGCGAACAATCGATTCTCGAGATTAGAGAATGATCTGCAGGATGATAAACGGATACAGTACCACAACGACTACATGTCTAACCTCCTAGATGCAATAAG GAAGGAAGGCTGCAACGTCCACGGCTACTTTGTATGGTCACTGCTAGATAACTGGGAGTGGAACTCTGGGTACACGGTGCGGTTTGGACTCTACTACATTGACTACAACAACAACCTGACAAGGATTCCCAAGGCGTCAGTGGAATGGTTCAAGCAGGTCTTAGCCCAAAAGACGGCTAATTTGGAGTACAGTGGTTCGACAATAGCCAGTAGTTAA
- the LOC8083305 gene encoding beta-glucosidase 25 isoform X3: MVSYLSNLSFFLLDGTGEPNEEGLNYYNSLIDVLLDKGIQPYVTLFHWDLPQALEDRYGGWLNSQIVDDFVHYASTCFKEFGDRVKHWITFNEPHNFAIDGYDLGIQAPGRCSILSHIFCREGKSSTEPYVVAHNILLAHAGAFHSYKQHFKKDQGGIIGIALDSKWYEPLSDVDEDTEAAARAMDFELGWFLDPLMFGHYPPSMQKLAGDRLPKFSTQASKLVSGSLDFVGINHYTTLYVRNDRMRIRKLVMNDASTDAAIIPTAYRHGKKIGDTAASGWLHIVPWGMFKLMKHIKEKYGNPPVIITENGMDDANNRFSRLENDLQDDKRIQYHNDYMSNLLDAIRKEGCNVHGYFVWSLLDNWEWNSGYTVRFGLYYIDYNNNLTRIPKASVEWFKQVLAQKTANLEYSGSTIASS; the protein is encoded by the exons ATGGTCTCGTATCTTTCCAA TTTATCATTTTTCTTGCTAGATGGAACTGGTGAACCTAATGAAGAAGGATTGAATTACTATAACAGCCTCATAGATGTTCTATTAGACAAAG GTATACAACCATATGTAACACTCTTTCACTGGGACCTTCCGCAAGCACTAGAAGACAGATATGGTGGATGGTTAAACTCCCAAATCGT GGATGATTTCGTTCACTATGCCTCTACTTGCTTCAAGGAATTTGGAGATAGAGTGAAACACTGGATCACTTTCAATGAGCCCCATAATTTTGCGATTGATGGCTATGACCTTGGCATCCAGGCACCTGGGAGGTGTTCTATTCTGTCTCATATATTCTGTAGAGAGGGCAAATCATCAACTGAACCATATGTTGTAGCTCACAACATACTCTTAGCGCATGCTGGTGCTTTTCATTCTTATAAGCAGCATTTCAAG AAAGACCAAGGAGGTATCATTGGCATTGCACTTGATTCAAAGTGGTATGAACCATTGTCAGATGTTGATGAGGACACAGAGGCAGCAGCACGAGCAATGGACTTTGAGCTTGGATG GTTCCTGGATCCCTTAATGTTTGGCCACTATCCTCCTTCTATGCAGAAACTTGCAGGCGATAGGCTGCCTAAGTTTTCAACTCAGGCTTCGAAGTTAGTATCAGGCTCATTAGATTTTGTGGGCATAAACCACTATACTACATTGTATGTTAGGAACGACAGAATGCGGATCAGGAAACTTGTAATGAATGATGCTTCAACTGATGCTGCGATCATACCTACTG CTTATAGACATGGAAAGAAAATAGGAGACACG GCAGCGTCAGGATGGCTGCATATAGTACCCTGGGGCATGTTCAAGCTGATGAAGCACATCAAAGAAAAGTATGGAAATCCTCCTGTGATCATTACTGAAAACG GCATGGATGACGCGAACAATCGATTCTCGAGATTAGAGAATGATCTGCAGGATGATAAACGGATACAGTACCACAACGACTACATGTCTAACCTCCTAGATGCAATAAG GAAGGAAGGCTGCAACGTCCACGGCTACTTTGTATGGTCACTGCTAGATAACTGGGAGTGGAACTCTGGGTACACGGTGCGGTTTGGACTCTACTACATTGACTACAACAACAACCTGACAAGGATTCCCAAGGCGTCAGTGGAATGGTTCAAGCAGGTCTTAGCCCAAAAGACGGCTAATTTGGAGTACAGTGGTTCGACAATAGCCAGTAGTTAA
- the LOC8083305 gene encoding beta-glucosidase 25 isoform X2 produces the protein MDAYRFSISWSRIFPNGTGEPNEEGLNYYNSLIDVLLDKGIQPYVTLFHWDLPQALEDRYGGWLNSQIVDDFVHYASTCFKEFGDRVKHWITFNEPHNFAIDGYDLGIQAPGRCSILSHIFCREGKSSTEPYVVAHNILLAHAGAFHSYKQHFKKDQGGIIGIALDSKWYEPLSDVDEDTEAAARAMDFELGWFLDPLMFGHYPPSMQKLAGDRLPKFSTQASKLVSGSLDFVGINHYTTLYVRNDRMRIRKLVMNDASTDAAIIPTAYRHGKKIGDTAASGWLHIVPWGMFKLMKHIKEKYGNPPVIITENGMDDANNRFSRLENDLQDDKRIQYHNDYMSNLLDAIRKEGCNVHGYFVWSLLDNWEWNSGYTVRFGLYYIDYNNNLTRIPKASVEWFKQVLAQKTANLEYSGSTIASS, from the exons ATGGATGCATACCGGTTCTCTATATCATGGTCTCGTATCTTTCCAA ATGGAACTGGTGAACCTAATGAAGAAGGATTGAATTACTATAACAGCCTCATAGATGTTCTATTAGACAAAG GTATACAACCATATGTAACACTCTTTCACTGGGACCTTCCGCAAGCACTAGAAGACAGATATGGTGGATGGTTAAACTCCCAAATCGT GGATGATTTCGTTCACTATGCCTCTACTTGCTTCAAGGAATTTGGAGATAGAGTGAAACACTGGATCACTTTCAATGAGCCCCATAATTTTGCGATTGATGGCTATGACCTTGGCATCCAGGCACCTGGGAGGTGTTCTATTCTGTCTCATATATTCTGTAGAGAGGGCAAATCATCAACTGAACCATATGTTGTAGCTCACAACATACTCTTAGCGCATGCTGGTGCTTTTCATTCTTATAAGCAGCATTTCAAG AAAGACCAAGGAGGTATCATTGGCATTGCACTTGATTCAAAGTGGTATGAACCATTGTCAGATGTTGATGAGGACACAGAGGCAGCAGCACGAGCAATGGACTTTGAGCTTGGATG GTTCCTGGATCCCTTAATGTTTGGCCACTATCCTCCTTCTATGCAGAAACTTGCAGGCGATAGGCTGCCTAAGTTTTCAACTCAGGCTTCGAAGTTAGTATCAGGCTCATTAGATTTTGTGGGCATAAACCACTATACTACATTGTATGTTAGGAACGACAGAATGCGGATCAGGAAACTTGTAATGAATGATGCTTCAACTGATGCTGCGATCATACCTACTG CTTATAGACATGGAAAGAAAATAGGAGACACG GCAGCGTCAGGATGGCTGCATATAGTACCCTGGGGCATGTTCAAGCTGATGAAGCACATCAAAGAAAAGTATGGAAATCCTCCTGTGATCATTACTGAAAACG GCATGGATGACGCGAACAATCGATTCTCGAGATTAGAGAATGATCTGCAGGATGATAAACGGATACAGTACCACAACGACTACATGTCTAACCTCCTAGATGCAATAAG GAAGGAAGGCTGCAACGTCCACGGCTACTTTGTATGGTCACTGCTAGATAACTGGGAGTGGAACTCTGGGTACACGGTGCGGTTTGGACTCTACTACATTGACTACAACAACAACCTGACAAGGATTCCCAAGGCGTCAGTGGAATGGTTCAAGCAGGTCTTAGCCCAAAAGACGGCTAATTTGGAGTACAGTGGTTCGACAATAGCCAGTAGTTAA
- the LOC8083305 gene encoding beta-glucosidase 25 isoform X1 — MGVLTLVHILVSFAACAEALRRADFPQGFVIGTASSAYQYEGAVNEGRRGPTIWDTLTRRPGRVIDFSNADIAVDHYHRYKEDVDLIKDIGMDAYRFSISWSRIFPNGTGEPNEEGLNYYNSLIDVLLDKGIQPYVTLFHWDLPQALEDRYGGWLNSQIVDDFVHYASTCFKEFGDRVKHWITFNEPHNFAIDGYDLGIQAPGRCSILSHIFCREGKSSTEPYVVAHNILLAHAGAFHSYKQHFKKDQGGIIGIALDSKWYEPLSDVDEDTEAAARAMDFELGWFLDPLMFGHYPPSMQKLAGDRLPKFSTQASKLVSGSLDFVGINHYTTLYVRNDRMRIRKLVMNDASTDAAIIPTAYRHGKKIGDTAASGWLHIVPWGMFKLMKHIKEKYGNPPVIITENGMDDANNRFSRLENDLQDDKRIQYHNDYMSNLLDAIRKEGCNVHGYFVWSLLDNWEWNSGYTVRFGLYYIDYNNNLTRIPKASVEWFKQVLAQKTANLEYSGSTIASS; from the exons ATGGGTGTTCTGACACTGGTTCATATCCTTGTCAGCTTTGCTGCTTGTGCTGAAGCTCTAAGGAGAGCAGACTTCCCTCAAGGTTTTGTCATCGGCACTGCTTCTTCAGCTTACCAG TATGAAGGCGCTGTCAATGAGGGTCGACGTGGACCTACAATATGGGATACTCTCACAAGACGACCTG GTCGGGTGATAGATTTCAGCAATGCTGATATTGCCGTTGATCACTACCATCGTTATAAG GAAGATGTGGACTTGATTAAGGACATTGGCATGGATGCATACCGGTTCTCTATATCATGGTCTCGTATCTTTCCAA ATGGAACTGGTGAACCTAATGAAGAAGGATTGAATTACTATAACAGCCTCATAGATGTTCTATTAGACAAAG GTATACAACCATATGTAACACTCTTTCACTGGGACCTTCCGCAAGCACTAGAAGACAGATATGGTGGATGGTTAAACTCCCAAATCGT GGATGATTTCGTTCACTATGCCTCTACTTGCTTCAAGGAATTTGGAGATAGAGTGAAACACTGGATCACTTTCAATGAGCCCCATAATTTTGCGATTGATGGCTATGACCTTGGCATCCAGGCACCTGGGAGGTGTTCTATTCTGTCTCATATATTCTGTAGAGAGGGCAAATCATCAACTGAACCATATGTTGTAGCTCACAACATACTCTTAGCGCATGCTGGTGCTTTTCATTCTTATAAGCAGCATTTCAAG AAAGACCAAGGAGGTATCATTGGCATTGCACTTGATTCAAAGTGGTATGAACCATTGTCAGATGTTGATGAGGACACAGAGGCAGCAGCACGAGCAATGGACTTTGAGCTTGGATG GTTCCTGGATCCCTTAATGTTTGGCCACTATCCTCCTTCTATGCAGAAACTTGCAGGCGATAGGCTGCCTAAGTTTTCAACTCAGGCTTCGAAGTTAGTATCAGGCTCATTAGATTTTGTGGGCATAAACCACTATACTACATTGTATGTTAGGAACGACAGAATGCGGATCAGGAAACTTGTAATGAATGATGCTTCAACTGATGCTGCGATCATACCTACTG CTTATAGACATGGAAAGAAAATAGGAGACACG GCAGCGTCAGGATGGCTGCATATAGTACCCTGGGGCATGTTCAAGCTGATGAAGCACATCAAAGAAAAGTATGGAAATCCTCCTGTGATCATTACTGAAAACG GCATGGATGACGCGAACAATCGATTCTCGAGATTAGAGAATGATCTGCAGGATGATAAACGGATACAGTACCACAACGACTACATGTCTAACCTCCTAGATGCAATAAG GAAGGAAGGCTGCAACGTCCACGGCTACTTTGTATGGTCACTGCTAGATAACTGGGAGTGGAACTCTGGGTACACGGTGCGGTTTGGACTCTACTACATTGACTACAACAACAACCTGACAAGGATTCCCAAGGCGTCAGTGGAATGGTTCAAGCAGGTCTTAGCCCAAAAGACGGCTAATTTGGAGTACAGTGGTTCGACAATAGCCAGTAGTTAA